One window of Bacillota bacterium genomic DNA carries:
- the mraZ gene encoding division/cell wall cluster transcriptional repressor MraZ translates to MFMGEYTHTLDSKGRLFIPAKFRELLGDTFVVTRGLDNCVFIYPMDEWKALEQKLKALPLTKADARAFVRFFFSGAAECQLDKQGRIMIPSNLRSYAQLDKDVVVIGVSNRVELWSQERWEEYMSESAASFNEIAEKIVDLGI, encoded by the coding sequence ATGTTCATGGGGGAATATACGCACACACTGGACAGTAAGGGTCGTTTGTTCATACCCGCCAAGTTCCGGGAGCTTTTGGGTGATACTTTCGTCGTTACCCGTGGCCTGGATAATTGTGTGTTCATCTATCCCATGGATGAATGGAAGGCCTTGGAACAAAAATTGAAGGCACTTCCCCTCACGAAGGCTGACGCCCGGGCCTTTGTCCGTTTCTTTTTCTCCGGTGCAGCTGAATGCCAGCTGGACAAGCAAGGTCGGATCATGATTCCCAGCAACCTCCGCAGTTACGCCCAACTGGATAAGGATGTTGTGGTGATTGGAGTGTCCAATCGGGTGGAATTGTGGTCCCAGGAACGGTGGGAAGAATATATGTCGGAGTCTGCGGCATCCTTCAATGAGATCGCCGAAAAGATTGTGGACCTTGGCATTTAG